The Centroberyx gerrardi isolate f3 chromosome 7, fCenGer3.hap1.cur.20231027, whole genome shotgun sequence genome contains a region encoding:
- the mif4gdb gene encoding MIF4G domain-containing protein B: MENSTKEDYRIQSFDMETQNLLKTALKDPSSVNLDKVSNIIVDQSLKDQVFSKEAGRICYTIVQAEAKQTNGNVFRRNLLNRLQQEFKDREETRLRSLQEWVCFVTFICNIFDYLKVNNMPMVALVHPVYDCLLRLAQPDALMNEEEVDCLVLQLHRIGDQLEKVNNQRMDELFFLLRDGFLLQDGLSSMARLLLLEMLEFRAGGWLLSSTAHRYYYSELAD; the protein is encoded by the exons ATGGAAAACTCCACTAAAGAAGACTACAGGATCCAGTCGTTTGACATGGAGACCCAGAATTTGCTGAAAACAGCACTTAAAG ATCCCAGTTCAGTGAACCTGGATAAGGTCTCTAACATCATCGTGGACCAGTCTCTGAAGGACCAGGTGTTTAGTAAAGAGGCCGGACGCATCTGCTACACCATTGTGCAG GCCGAGGCCAAGCAGACCAACGGAAACGTGTTCAGGAGGAATCTGTTGAACCGGCTGCAGCAGGAGTTCAAGGACCGGGAGGAGACGAGGCTGCGCTCACTGCAGGAGTGGGTGTGCTTCGTCACCTTCATCTGCAATATCTTTGACTACCTCAAA GTGAACAACATGCCCATGGTGGCCCTGGTGCATCCTGTGTACGACTGTCTGCTGAGGCTGGCCCAGCCGGACGCTCTGAtgaatgaggaggag GTGGACTGCCTGGTGCTGCAGCTGCACCGCATCGGGGACCAGCTGGAGAAGGTGAACAACCAGCGGATGGACGAGCTCTTCTTCCTGCTGCGGGACGGCTTCCTGCTGCAGGACGGCCTGAGCTCCATGGcccgtctgctgctgctggagatgcTGGAGTTCAGGGCCGGAGGCTGGCTGCTCAGTAGCACCGCCCACAGGTACTACTACAGCGAACTGGCTGACTAG
- the slc25a19 gene encoding mitochondrial thiamine pyrophosphate carrier, whose protein sequence is MVGYDPGAQGAALSPEEAALAGSCAGMVTRALVSPFDVIKIRFQLQIERVSSQRPEGKYWGLFQASRCILTEEGLSAFWKGHTPAQLLSVCFGAVQFASFECLTEVVHKTSQYDSQTAGVHFVCGGLAACSATVACQPLDTLRTRFAAQGEPKVYRNLRHAVSTMYRTGGVLTFYRGLAPTLVAVFPYAGLQFFFYNVFKKLLGPSPKGSNSGGNLRSLVCGSGAGVISKTITYPFDLFKKRLQVGGFEEARAHFGQVRSYRGLVDCVVQIAKEEGVRGFFKGLSPSLLKAALSTGFTFFWYELFLNAMHNLKESQ, encoded by the exons ATGGTGGGCTATGACCCTGGGGctcagggtgctgctctgtcCCCAGAGGAGGCCGCCCTGGCTGGGTCATGTGCGGGGATGGTCACCCGAGCCCTCGTCAGCCCCTTCGATGTCATTAAGATTAGGTTTCAG TTGCAGATAGAGCGTGTATCGTCACAAAGGCCGGAGGGAAAGTACTGGGGATTATTCCAAGCATCACGCTGCATCCTGACGGAGGAGGGCCTGTCTGCCTTCTGGAAGGGCCACACCCCTGCACAGCTCCTGTCCGTCTGCTTCGGGGCAGTCCAG TTTGCCAGTTTTGAGTGTTTGACCGAGGTGGTCCACAAGACGTCGCAGTATGACAGCCAGACGGCAGGGGTGCACTTTGTGTGTGGGGGTTTGGCCGCCTGCTCTGCCACAGTGGCCTGCCAGCCTCTGGACACGCTACGGACACGCTTTGCAGCCCAGGGAGAACCCAAG GTGTATCGGAACCTACGGCATGCTGTGTCTACAATGTACCGCACAGGCGGAGTGCTGACGTTTTACCGTGGCCTGGCTCCTACACTGGTGGCAGTCTTTCCCTATGCTGGGCTGCAGTTCTTTTTCTACAATGTCTTTAAAAAGCTCTTGGGTCCATCGCCCAAGGGTAGCAACTCTGGAG GGAACCTGAGAAGCCTGGTGTGTGGCAGCGGAGCTGGAGTGATCAGCAAAACGATCACATACCCCTTTGACCTCTTCAAGAAGAGACTGCAGGTGGGGGGCTTTGAGGAAGCCAGAGCTCACTTTGGACAG GTGCGGAGTTATAGAGGCTTGGTGGACTGTGTGGTACAAATAGCCAAAGAGGAGGGCGTCCGAGGCTTCTTCAAAGGCCTCTCCCCCAGCCTTTTGAAGGCTGCGCTGTCAACAGGCTTCACCTTCTTTTGGTATGAGTTATTCCTCAATGCCATGCATAACCTCAAGGAGAGCCAGTGA
- the nup85 gene encoding nuclear pore complex protein Nup85 produces the protein MEEVDVEPTTTSIPAAGDGKHLGFAWGPGDILVYETVFKASGAKGSGCSFIHEVRKDEDIYSPILRKLFNESHHIFVGLQTIREDLPSKNKKPQFVSISKNYRSVIRACMEELQQVAVSTQDAELATQYGNQVSILLAIELIWNLCEVLFIDAAPAGSLLLHLLDWVRLHKADVDEKAREVLQSESPAEHHSYWDVVVSYVLQGKLDEARQMLVKQATLQPAARSMYKLMDNLLSKMPIYNPGGTLTLTEFDVKWRHWHEEVNCCLLDNSFASNLHLELICKILVGDEDTLLEHKELLSTWYHFLVTRLLFSHPTVKPTELHYYAQSCMAMFLDSRSVPEPLDSILLAAFEFDIHQVIKDCSIALNNWWFVAHLTDLLDHCKLLQSHNLHFGSNLREFLLLEYASGLFTHHSLWQLAVDYFDHCPEFGRVYLELQIERVPLDTERKALKVLRICEQRQMSEQVRSICKIMAKRALRNNRLGSALSWSIRAKDAAFATLISERFLQDYCARGTFSDLDLIDNLGPAMLLSDRLTFLGKYREFHKMYGEKRFTEAAKLLLSLMTAKIAPRSFWMTLLTDALPLLEQKEVIFSADQTHELMFCLEELTSSVRTAAPSPDRAMQEEDIELAKVELLRLALARNLAMAIVKEGTVEA, from the exons ATGGAGGAGGTAGACGTCGAGCCCACAACCACC AGTATTCCTGCAGCCGGTGATGGGAAGCATTTGGGATTTGCGTGGGGTCCTGGAGATATCCTGGTCTATGAGACCGTGTTCAAAGCATCGG gtgctAAAGGATCAGGCTGCTCCTTCATCCACGAGGTTAGGAAAGATGAGGACATATATTCCCCCATTTTACGCAAACTCTTCAATGAGTCACATCACATCTTCGTTGGGCTGCAGACTATCAGAGAGGACCTGCCCAGCAAGAACAAGAAACCCCA ATTTGTCAGCATCAGTAAGAACTACAGATCTGTGATACGAGCCTGCATGGAGGAGCTTCAGCAAGTTGCAG TTTCTACACAAGATGCAGAATTGGCCACGCAGTATGGAAATCAG GTGTCCATTCTGTTGGCCATAGAGCTGATCTGGAATCTGTGTGAAGTGCTGTTCATTGATGCTGCTCCAG CGGGTTCCTTGTTGCTCCACCTGCTGGACTGGGTGAGGTTGCACAAGGCTGACGTGGATGAGAAGGCCAGGGAGGTGCTGCAAAGTGAGAGCCCTGCTGAGCACCACAGCTACTGGGATGTG GTGGTGAGTTACGTGCTGCAGGGCAAGTTGGACGAAGCCAGACAGATGCTGGTGAAGCAGGCGACCCTGCAGCCCGCTGCCAGGAGCATGTACAAGCTGATGGACAACCTGCTCAGCAAGATGCCCATCTACAAC CCCGGCGGCACCCTGACGCTGACAGAGTTTGATGTGAAGTGGAGACACTGGCATGAGGAGGTCaactgctgtctgctggacaACTCCTTCGCTAGCAACCTCCACCTGGAGCTCATCTGTAAG atCCTAGTGGGGGATGAGGACACTCTGCTGGAGCACAAGGAGCTGCTGAGCACCTGGTACCACTTCCTGGTCACCAGACTGCTCTTCTCCCACCCCACAGTCAAACCCACCGAGCTGCATTACTACGCACAG tcgTGCATGGCCATGTTTCTAGACTCGAGGAGTGTCCCAGAGCCCCTGGACAGCATCTTACTAGCTGCCTTTGAGTTTGATATCCACCAGGTCATCAAGGACTGCAG catTGCTCTCAACAACTGGTGGTTTGTGGCCCATTTGACGGATCTCCTGGATCACTGCAAACTGCTCCAGTCTCACAATCTACA CTTTGGCTCCAACCTGAGAGAGTTTCTCCTGCTGGAGTATGCCTCGGGTCTCTTCACTCATCACAG tctGTGGCAGTTGGCAGTGGACTACTTTGACCACTGTCCAGAGTTTGGCCGTGTCTACCTGGAGCTGCAGATTGAGCGCGTGCCGTTGGACACGGAACGCAAAGCCCTCAAGGTGCTCAGGATCTGTGAGCAGAGGCAGATGTCAGAGCAAG TGCGGAGTATCTGTAAGATCATGGCCAAGCGGGCGCTGAGGAACAACCGACTGggctctgctctctcctggAGCATCAGGGCCAAAGATGCTGCCTTCGCCACCCTCATTTCAGAGAG gttccTACAGGACTACTGCGCCAGAGGGACCTTCTCTGATCTAGACCTGATAGACAACCTGGGCCCAGCCATGCTGCTCAGTGACAGGCTCACTTTCCTAG gcaAGTACCGCGAGTTCCACAAGATGTACGGAGAGAAGCGTTTCACGGAGGCGGCCAAGCTGCTGCTCTCCCTCATGACGGCCAAGATCGCCCCCCGCAGCTTCTGGATGACGCTGCTGACCGACGCCCTGCCGCTGCTGGAGCAGAAAGAG GTGATCTTCTCAGCAGACCAAACCCATGAGCTGATGTTCTGTTTAGAGGAGCTCACCTCCTCCGTCAGGACTGCCGCTCCCAGCCCAGACAGAGCCATGCAG GAGGAAGACATTGAGCTGGCTAAAGTGGAGCTCCTGAGGCTTGCTCTGGCCAGGAATCTGGCTATGGCTATAGTCAAAGAAGGGACAGTGGAAGCATGA
- the gga3b gene encoding ADP-ribosylation factor-binding protein GGA3, whose protein sequence is MAYQEGESLESWLNKATHPTNRQEDWEYIIGFCDQINKELEGPQIAVKLLVHKIHSPQEWEALQALTVLEACMKNCGRRFHNEIGKYRFLNELIKVVSPKYMGDSVPEKVKMKIIEMLYSWTVAFPGEAKISEAYQTLRRQGLVTSDPELPLDKTLIPSPPTRPKNPVFENEDMGKLLAELLRSKNPEDLQEANRLIKNMVKEDDARVQKVTKRIHTLEEVNINVKLLTEMLSHYDKDNSTDSDREIIKELYERCDKLRRSAFKMATETEDNDTSLGDILQASDDLSRVINSYKKIVEGQPINGDSEESRSTAGHETTETLINLAGIDIPSPPQPAAPPAHSCDPVSANPMAFPIPVLPPPPKRLGGSHGSQSSSPSHPAGDKASAALSLLDDELLSLGLNDPAPSLSSQSKPKLNELSNQWSSMQAPEPGVDLLGSVACPGPVLPPAAPAPATHSLQDLQDLAMMGFGDHKSLPSQMSTGSTFGMLVGQSVPPSASLLQAAAPGSPAVSHAKAQSLGSAPGSPLFRSLSPCHPPLQGSPARGPDVSLGNVHVPLEAIRPSKVLPVTAYDKDGVRVLLNFASDCPPGRPDVLVMVVSMLNTAPLPVHSVVLQAAVPKSMKVKLQPPSGTDLAPFNPILPPASITQIMLLANPSKEKVRLRYKLAFTLGERLCNEVGEVDQFPPPETWGHL, encoded by the exons ATGGCGTACCAGGAAGGGGAGTCGCTTGAATCTTGGCTCA ATAAAGCCACCCATCCGACAAACAGACAGGAGGACTGGGAGTACATCATAGGCTTCTGTGACCAGATCAACAAGGAATTGGAGGG TCCCCAGATCGCGGTGAAACTGCTCGTCCACAAAATCCATTCGCCACAAGAATGGGAGGCGCTTCAGGCTCTAACA GTGTTGGAGGCGTGTATGAAGAACTGCGGGAGAAGGTTTCATAATGAAATAGGAAaatacagatttttgaatgaacTGATAAAAGTCGTGTCTCCGAAG TACATGGGCGACAGCGTACCTGAGAAGGTGAAGATGAAGATCATAGAGATGCTGTACAGCTGGACGGTGGCTTTCCCTGGCGAGGCCAAGATCAGTGAAGCCTACCAGACTCTGAGGAGACAGG GTCTGGTGACTAGTGATCCAGAGTTGCCGCTGGACAAGACTCTGATTCCCTCTCCTCCTACACGCCCCAAAAACCCTGTGTTTGAGAATGAGGACATGGGCAAG ctaCTTGCCGAGCTTCTTCGGAGTAAAAACCCAGAGGACCTGCAGGAAGCCAACAGGTTGATCAAGAACATGGTGAAAGAG gaTGACGCTCGGGTGCAGAAGGTGACGAAGCGCATACACACCCTGGAGGAGGTGAACATCAACGTCAAGCTGCTGACCGAGATGCTGTCCCACTACGATAAGGACAACTCCACTGACTCAGACAGGGAGATCATCAAG GAACTGTACGAGCGGTGCGACAAGTTGAGGCGCTCTgctttcaaaatggccaccgagACGGAGGACAACGACACCAGTTTGG GTGATATCCTGCAGGCCAGCGATGACCTCTCCAGAGTCATCAACTCCTATAAGAAGATTGTTGAGGGGCAACCGATCAACGGTGACAGTGAAGAGTCTAGATCTACAGCTGGGCATG AGACAACCGAGACGCTGATTAACCTAGCCGGCATCGACATCCCGAGCCCCCCTCAGCCCGCCGCCCCTCCCGCCCACTCCTGCGATCCCGTCTCGGCCAATCCCATGGCTTTCCCCATCCCggtgctgcctcctcctccgaAGCGACTGGGCGGCTCCCACGGCAGCCAGAGCAGCAGCCCCAGCCACCCAGCCGGCGACAAGGCCTCcgccgctctctccctcctcgaCGACGAGCTGCTGTCCCTCG GACTGAACGACCCCGCTCCTTCCCTGAGCAGCCAGTCGAAACCCAAGCTGAATGAGCTGTCCAATCAGTGGAGCTCCATGCAG GCCCCAGAACCAGGTGTGGACTTGCTTGGTAGTGTAGCTTGTCCAGGTCCAGTGTTGCCCCCGGCCGCACCTGCACCCGCCACACACAGTCTGCAGGACCTGCAGGACCTGGCCATGATGGGCTTTGGAGATCACAAGAG TCTGCCCAGCCAGATGTCTACTGGGAGCACCTTTGGGATGCTGGTGGGGCAGAGCGTTCCCccctcagcctctctcctccaggccgCTGCGCCCGGCTCCCCTGCCGTGTCCCATGCCAAGGCCCAGAGCCTGGGTTCGGCCCCGGGCAGCCCGCTGTTCCGCTCCCTGTCGCCCTGCCACCCTCCTCTGCAGGGCAGCCCCGCCCGAGGACCAGACGTCTCCCTGGGCAACGTGCACGTTCCTCTGGAGGCCATCAGAccga GTAAAGTACTGCCTGTGACGGCCTATGACAAGGACGGGGTCCGCGTGCTGCTCAACTTTGCGTCCGACTGCCCCCCCGGCAGGCCTGATGTCCTGGTGATGGTGGTGTCCATGCTCAATACAGCGCCCCTGCCTGTTCACAGTGTGGTACTGCAAGCTGCTGTGCCCAAG TCAATGAAGgtgaagctgcagcctccgtcaGGAACAGACCTGGCACCCTTTAACCCCATCCTACCTCCAGCCTCCATTACCCAGATCATGTTGCTGGCCAACCCAAGCAAG GAGAAGGTGCGTCTGCGCTACAAGCTGGCTTTCACACTAGGAGAGCGTCTGTGCAACGAGGTTGGAGAGGTAGACCAGTTCCCCCCTCCAGAGACATGGGGTCATCTATAG
- the mrps7 gene encoding small ribosomal subunit protein uS7m, with protein MAASISGLLKPWTPRVVLVRWSKYNPYYLEPEVRKEAYSRAETELSAEEKEQHELKALRPIKAAPNGVTSSVFSDPVLSKFMNMMMTDGNKVLAKEIMTQTLENIKRKQVEKYHKAPEGEKEEIECNPYTIFHQAMENCKPVIGLASIQKGGKYYQVPIPLTDNRRRFLAMKWMIKECRDNKHRRTHMYEKLSQELLAASVKEGNVIKKKYELHKMAEANRAYAHYRWW; from the exons aTGGCTGCTTCCATCTCGGGATTATTAAAACCTTGGACGCCAAG AGTGGTCCTGGTGAGATGGAGCAAGTACAACCCGTACTACCTGGAGCCAGAGGTCCGGAAGGAGGCCTACAGCAGGGCAGAGACGGAGCTGAGCgcggaggagaaggagcagcaCGAGCTGAAGGCGCTCAGACCCATCAAGGCAGCGCCCAACGGGGTGACCAGCTCTGTCTTCAGCGACCCCGTCCTCAG TAAATTCATGAACATGATGATGACAGATGGAAACAAGGTTCTGGCCAAAGAGATCATGACACAG ACATTGGAGAACATCAAGAGGAAACAGGTGGAGAAATACCATAAAGCTccagagggggagaaggaggagatcGAGTGTAATCCCTATACCATCTTTCACCAGGCTATGGAGAACTGTAAGCCTGTCATTGGGCTGGCCAGCATACAGAAAGGTGGAAAGTACTACCAG GTGCCCATCCCTCTTACTGACAACCGGCGGCGCTTCTTGGCGATGAAATGGATGATCAAAGAGTGCCGGGACAACaagcacagacgcacacacatgtacgaAAAACTTTCCCAGGAGCTCCTGGCAGCCTCTGTGAAGGAGGGCAACGTCATCAAGAAGAAGTACGAGCTGCACAAGATGGCCGAAGCCAACAGAGCCTACGCCCACTACCGCTGGTGGTAG